In a single window of the uncultured Dysgonomonas sp. genome:
- a CDS encoding valine--tRNA ligase codes for MEIASKYNPAEVEDKWYKYWLENRFFHSEPDSREPYTIVIPPPNVTGVLHMGHMLNNTIQDILVRRARMMGKNACWVPGTDHASIATEAKVVAKLASEGISKYDLTRDEFLKHAWDWTHKHGGIILEQLKKLGASCDWDRTCFTMDEKRSESVIKTFVDLYNKGLIYRGIRMVNWDPAAKTAISDEEVIHKEEHGKLYYLKYKIEGEDGFVVIATTRPETIFGDIAVCINPNDPKTAFAKGKKVIVPIANRVVPIIEDEYVDMEFGTGFLKVTPAHDVNDYMLGEKYNLEGLDIFNDDGTLNSYGLQYEGMDRFDVRKKIEKDLQELGLLEKAEAYTNSVGYSERTHVPIEPKLSMQWFLKMENLAKPALDAVENDTIKFYPAKFKNTYRHWMENIKDWNISRQLWWGHQIPAYYLPEGGFVVGETPEKALAEAQKINPSLQMEDLRQDEDCLDTWFSSWLWPISVFDGINHPDNEEINYYYPTNDLVTGPDIIFFWVARMIMSGYEYRNKACFENVYFTGIVRDKEGRKMSKQLGNSPDPLDLISKYGADGVRMGLLLTAPAGNDIPFDEALCEQGRNFNNKIWNAFRLVKGWEVDKNIEQPESAKIAIEWFENILAKTTAELDDSFGKYRLSEALMAVYKLFWDEFSSWYLEMVKPAYQQPIDAKTYEATLGFFDSLLRLLHPFMPFITEELWQALTERKEGESIMVSDMPKESSSDNELLEAFEKVKETIAGVRTIRLQKNIPNKEELSLEVIGGYNTAFDSVISKMGNLTSIKTVSEKDVTAVSFLVGTTEFSVPLGNNIDIEAELEKLNEELVYLEGFLKSVANKLSNEKFVANAKPEIVENERKKQADAESKIKTIKESIANLSK; via the coding sequence ATGGAAATTGCAAGTAAATACAATCCTGCTGAAGTAGAAGACAAGTGGTATAAATACTGGTTGGAAAACAGGTTCTTTCATTCCGAACCCGATAGTCGTGAACCCTATACGATTGTTATCCCTCCACCTAACGTCACCGGTGTGCTGCACATGGGGCACATGCTGAACAATACTATTCAGGATATACTTGTACGCCGTGCCCGCATGATGGGCAAAAATGCTTGCTGGGTGCCGGGTACCGACCATGCCTCCATTGCTACTGAAGCAAAGGTGGTGGCAAAACTTGCGTCTGAAGGCATAAGTAAATATGACCTTACACGTGACGAATTCCTGAAACATGCATGGGACTGGACTCATAAACATGGTGGCATCATCCTTGAACAGTTGAAAAAGTTGGGAGCATCGTGCGATTGGGATCGTACATGTTTCACTATGGACGAAAAACGGTCGGAAAGTGTAATAAAAACATTCGTAGATTTATATAATAAAGGACTTATTTACCGCGGCATCCGTATGGTAAACTGGGATCCTGCCGCCAAAACCGCAATTTCGGATGAAGAGGTTATCCATAAGGAAGAGCATGGAAAGTTGTATTACCTGAAATATAAAATTGAAGGGGAAGATGGCTTTGTGGTAATTGCTACCACCCGTCCCGAAACTATCTTTGGAGATATCGCTGTATGTATTAATCCGAACGACCCCAAAACAGCATTTGCGAAAGGTAAGAAAGTTATTGTGCCTATCGCCAATCGTGTTGTACCTATTATAGAGGATGAATATGTGGACATGGAGTTCGGAACAGGATTTCTGAAAGTTACTCCTGCACATGATGTGAACGACTATATGCTCGGTGAGAAATACAATCTAGAAGGACTCGATATTTTCAACGATGATGGTACATTAAACTCATACGGACTTCAGTACGAAGGCATGGATCGTTTCGATGTGCGTAAAAAGATAGAGAAGGACTTGCAAGAATTAGGTCTGCTCGAAAAAGCGGAAGCATATACCAACAGTGTCGGATATTCGGAGCGTACACACGTGCCTATCGAACCGAAATTATCGATGCAATGGTTCCTGAAAATGGAAAATCTGGCAAAACCGGCACTCGATGCAGTTGAAAACGATACAATCAAATTCTATCCGGCCAAGTTTAAAAATACATACCGCCATTGGATGGAAAATATTAAGGACTGGAATATAAGCCGTCAACTATGGTGGGGACATCAAATTCCGGCTTATTATTTGCCTGAAGGAGGTTTTGTAGTAGGAGAAACTCCAGAGAAAGCATTGGCCGAGGCGCAGAAGATAAATCCAAGTTTGCAAATGGAAGACCTGCGTCAGGATGAAGACTGCCTCGACACATGGTTCTCTTCGTGGTTGTGGCCAATATCTGTTTTCGATGGAATAAACCATCCTGACAATGAAGAAATAAACTATTATTATCCGACGAATGACTTGGTAACAGGGCCGGATATCATATTCTTCTGGGTAGCCCGTATGATTATGTCCGGATATGAATATCGTAATAAGGCTTGTTTCGAAAACGTTTATTTTACAGGGATTGTACGCGATAAAGAGGGGCGTAAGATGTCGAAACAATTAGGTAACTCTCCTGATCCGCTCGATCTGATTTCGAAATACGGAGCAGACGGCGTGCGCATGGGATTGCTGCTCACTGCTCCGGCAGGAAATGATATTCCGTTCGATGAGGCTCTTTGTGAACAGGGGCGCAACTTCAATAATAAGATATGGAATGCTTTTCGTCTGGTAAAAGGATGGGAAGTGGACAAGAATATTGAGCAGCCTGAATCAGCTAAAATAGCGATAGAATGGTTTGAAAATATATTGGCTAAAACAACCGCGGAACTCGACGATTCTTTCGGTAAGTATCGCTTATCCGAAGCTCTGATGGCAGTTTACAAACTGTTCTGGGATGAATTCTCATCGTGGTATCTGGAGATGGTGAAGCCTGCTTATCAGCAGCCGATAGATGCTAAGACATATGAAGCTACGCTTGGCTTTTTCGATTCGCTGCTTCGTCTTCTTCATCCGTTTATGCCGTTTATCACAGAAGAATTATGGCAGGCATTAACCGAAAGAAAAGAAGGCGAAAGTATTATGGTTTCCGATATGCCAAAAGAATCTTCATCTGATAATGAGTTGCTCGAAGCCTTCGAAAAGGTTAAAGAAACTATTGCGGGAGTGCGTACCATCCGTCTGCAAAAGAATATACCGAATAAAGAAGAATTATCGCTTGAGGTTATTGGCGGATACAATACTGCTTTCGATAGTGTTATTTCCAAGATGGGAAACCTTACATCGATAAAGACTGTAAGTGAAAAAGATGTTACGGCGGTATCTTTCTTAGTTGGTACAACTGAATTTTCCGTTCCTCTGGGTAACAATATCGATATAGAAGCCGAATTGGAGAAACTGAATGAAGAACTCGTTTATCTCGAAGGGTTCCTCAAATCGGTAGCGAATAAACTCAGTAACGAAAAGTTTGTAGCTAATGCCAAGCCTGAAATTGTCGAAAATGAGCGCAAGAAACAGGCAGATGCGGAAAGTAAAATAAAAACGATAAAGGAAAGTATTGCTAATCTGAGCAAATAG
- a CDS encoding lysophospholipid acyltransferase family protein translates to MARILYFPYQWLIFVPLLILSTIWCTLTIIIGSVIGNNKFWGYYPGVIWGRFVCMAALLRIKINRNENLDKNQSYVFVANHQSAFDIFLIYGYLGHNFKWLMKQSLKKMPLVGFASDKAGHVFVDSTTRKGIVDTMRKTKETLKDGMSTVVFPEGHRSPDGKMAEFKKGAFQTALSLKLPIVPLTIDGAYKVLPIHSWIMNPVKITLTFHDPIETANLKSDDLPELIDKVYAVVESSLPKESR, encoded by the coding sequence ATGGCTCGTATTTTATACTTTCCTTACCAGTGGTTAATATTTGTTCCATTACTGATTCTGTCCACCATTTGGTGTACACTGACTATTATAATAGGCTCTGTCATTGGCAACAATAAATTCTGGGGATATTATCCCGGAGTGATTTGGGGCAGGTTTGTATGTATGGCCGCATTATTAAGAATCAAAATTAACCGGAATGAGAATCTCGATAAAAATCAGTCGTACGTCTTTGTGGCCAATCATCAAAGCGCGTTCGATATTTTCCTGATATACGGTTATTTGGGGCATAATTTCAAATGGTTGATGAAGCAAAGCCTGAAAAAGATGCCTTTAGTAGGTTTTGCCTCCGATAAAGCCGGCCATGTCTTTGTAGACTCCACCACCCGCAAGGGAATAGTGGATACGATGCGAAAAACAAAAGAGACGCTCAAAGATGGTATGTCTACTGTTGTTTTTCCGGAAGGTCACCGCTCTCCGGACGGGAAGATGGCTGAATTTAAGAAAGGCGCCTTCCAGACGGCGCTTAGCCTTAAACTGCCGATAGTTCCGCTTACCATCGATGGAGCGTATAAGGTATTGCCTATTCATTCGTGGATAATGAATCCTGTGAAGATAACCCTTACTTTCCACGACCCGATAGAAACTGCTAATCTTAAATCGGACGATTTGCCCGAACTCATAGATAAGGTATATGCCGTAGTAGAATCTTCGCTACCTAAAGAGAGCCGGTGA
- a CDS encoding GNAT family N-acetyltransferase, with product MDEILIRPIEEKDNKELAALIRAVFDEFGSEKVGTVYSDPETDALFQYFSEDKAEYWVAEENGLLIGGCGIYPTKGLSEECAELVKLYLSPSARGKKLGFRLFEKSIDRAMALGYKQLYLESFPEFSKAVSMYESFGFKQLEHPLGNSGHYACTIYMLKNL from the coding sequence ATGGATGAAATACTAATCCGTCCCATAGAGGAAAAAGATAATAAGGAGCTTGCTGCTTTAATCAGGGCTGTGTTTGATGAATTTGGTTCTGAAAAGGTAGGTACGGTATATAGTGACCCTGAAACAGATGCTCTTTTTCAATATTTTTCAGAAGATAAAGCAGAATACTGGGTTGCAGAAGAAAATGGGTTACTTATAGGGGGATGCGGCATATATCCGACAAAAGGTCTATCCGAAGAATGCGCAGAATTGGTTAAGCTTTATTTGTCGCCCTCGGCCCGAGGAAAGAAGCTTGGTTTTCGTTTATTCGAAAAGTCTATTGATCGTGCTATGGCACTAGGATATAAACAACTCTACCTTGAGTCTTTTCCCGAATTTTCCAAAGCCGTGTCTATGTATGAGTCTTTCGGTTTTAAACAGTTGGAGCATCCTCTAGGGAACTCCGGACATTATGCATGTACTATTTATATGCTCAAGAACCTTTAG
- a CDS encoding transporter, translating into MLNKIKSYMMPIAMITGIILHQYMGALSFLTPYLIVLMLLITYCNISFRDIQFTRLHLWLILIQVAGSIAVYLLLLPVHPIIAQGAMICILAPTATSAPVITGMLGGNVASLTAYSLLSNMTIVVVAPVIFAFTGEVNATSFTDSLWVVFQKVFILLFLPFFGALLLQKFLPRVHYEIRKAKSLSFYIWSVALVIITGKTVQFISDQESPNYIVEAGIALAALVVCVSQFLAGRRLGRIYDDTVAGGQGLGQKNTILAIWMAQTYLNPISSIGPGAYVLWQNVVNSFQVWKNRKNL; encoded by the coding sequence ATGCTCAATAAGATAAAATCGTATATGATGCCTATAGCCATGATTACAGGGATTATACTGCATCAGTATATGGGGGCACTTTCTTTTCTTACGCCTTATCTTATTGTATTGATGCTGCTAATAACTTATTGCAACATTTCTTTCAGGGATATTCAGTTTACACGCCTTCATCTTTGGCTGATACTGATACAGGTTGCAGGAAGTATTGCCGTTTATTTACTTCTGTTGCCCGTACATCCTATAATTGCACAGGGAGCTATGATTTGCATTCTTGCGCCTACAGCTACATCGGCTCCTGTTATTACAGGTATGCTGGGGGGTAATGTAGCCAGCCTGACGGCATACAGCCTGCTTAGTAATATGACAATAGTTGTTGTTGCTCCTGTCATATTTGCTTTTACCGGTGAAGTAAACGCTACGTCTTTCACAGATTCGTTATGGGTTGTCTTTCAGAAAGTATTTATATTATTGTTCCTGCCGTTCTTTGGTGCTCTTCTCCTACAAAAGTTTCTGCCGAGAGTACATTACGAGATACGGAAAGCCAAGAGCCTATCTTTCTACATCTGGTCTGTCGCATTAGTAATTATCACAGGAAAGACCGTGCAGTTTATTTCAGATCAGGAAAGCCCTAATTATATTGTAGAGGCGGGTATCGCACTGGCAGCTTTGGTGGTCTGCGTCTCTCAGTTTCTCGCCGGTCGCCGGTTAGGGCGCATCTATGATGATACTGTTGCCGGAGGGCAGGGGCTTGGACAAAAAAATACCATCCTGGCTATTTGGATGGCACAAACGTATTTGAATCCCATTTCTTCGATTGGGCCGGGAGCATATGTGCTCTGGCAAAATGTTGTAAATTCTTTTCAGGTATGGAAAAACCGAAAGAACTTATAG
- a CDS encoding GtrA family protein yields MKEQLTGLAKRKAIRQLIKYGLVGIVGLVIDMGIFYLLVNKFSVHYPFSATISSLLKGNMSIGMLDILISNIISQTLAVVNNFILNSYFTFKVTDQKLKRFMSFASIAIVGMIISSMLLTLFIGIMKIDDMLAKVFAIFIVAAIQFAINKFFTFKEHKK; encoded by the coding sequence ATGAAAGAGCAGTTAACCGGACTGGCTAAGCGAAAAGCCATCAGACAATTAATCAAATATGGTCTGGTCGGTATTGTAGGATTAGTTATAGATATGGGAATATTTTACCTGTTGGTAAATAAATTCTCAGTACATTACCCGTTTTCGGCAACGATAAGTTCATTGCTGAAGGGAAACATGTCTATAGGCATGCTGGATATACTTATATCCAATATAATAAGCCAGACTTTGGCCGTCGTAAACAACTTCATTCTGAATAGTTATTTTACATTTAAAGTTACCGATCAGAAACTGAAACGATTTATGTCATTTGCCTCTATTGCCATAGTAGGCATGATCATAAGTTCTATGTTACTGACATTATTCATAGGTATAATGAAAATAGATGATATGCTGGCCAAAGTATTCGCCATTTTCATTGTTGCTGCTATACAATTTGCCATAAATAAGTTCTTCACATTCAAAGAACATAAAAAATAA